In a single window of the Necator americanus strain Aroian chromosome X, whole genome shotgun sequence genome:
- a CDS encoding hypothetical protein (NECATOR_CHRX.G22114.T1): protein MESLATTIRFELNCRTLSSELQQAALSRLLRYLCVPFAALQETSMRDRPVISIENYTIYIYMLRRTKGRELWIVSAHAPTETADDNSKDTFYDELNALISKIPRKREVIVGIDTNTKMGLEQQSDVLEKWCYPAERTSDNGHRLVDSCEQTDLIIAFTFETNRRRHQLRRQGAVWDVAFDTDHRPVLLSFKIRFHKRNRGVPLQPKIGMAGLKDDECRAKFRQRVSIHVGVRTKKKLSDADSFTNCIQDAVRETHPVLLPRKKFAFASAETKSTNNSVCIARSAGDFNQEKRLRRKLRRQLQQDRDNEWTSRAMGTANVVAVGEATLPIWKEHFKTLLNRLAPSAPKVEDVHRPTYAVNEEPPTESEVLVCIEKMKNGKSGWDDGISAEMLEYLPPSGIREMTKIIRSIWIHERIPDSWRHAIIIPLHKKLSVTDPRNCRGIPLLRVMYKVLERIIVDRLIKHHEETTRDEQSGFRPGRSTIDQVFIVGRVIEIWQQYSMPMQLAFLNFEAAFDSPHRGRLLNALRADVVPGKFVRLLDDMDKRTTAAVRTPAGCTTPF, encoded by the exons atggaatctttggcaacaaccattcgtttcgaactgaactgccgaacactatcgagtgaactccaacaagccgctctatccagacttctgcgatatctctgtgtgccttttgctgcactgcaggaaacaagcatgagagatcggcccgtcatcagcatcgaaaattacaccatatacatatatatgctgaggagaacaaa AGGACGtgaactctggatcgtaagtgctcacgcacctacagAAACCGCTGATGACAACAGCAAGGAcaccttctatgatgaactcaatgcgttgatatctaaaataccaagaaaACGGGAGgttattgtcggaatcgacacAAAtacgaagatgggactcgaacaacaatccgatgtgttGGAAAAATGGtgttatccagcggagcgcacttCGGATAATGGtcaccgtctggtcgactcaTGTGAACAGACGGACCTAATCATCGCTTTCACGTTTGAGACGAATcgtcgacgccatcagcttagGCGGCAAGG agctgtttgggacgtcgcattcgacactgaccaccgtccagttcttctcagcttcaagatacggttccacaagagaaatcgaggagttcctcttcaaccgaaaatcggcatggcaggtctgaaagacgatgaatgcagagcgaaattccgccaacgtgtgtctattcatgttggagtacggaccaagaagaagcttagcgatgcggattccttcacaaactgcatccaggacgctgtaAGGGAAACACACCcagttctattgccgcggaagaagtttgcctttgcatctgcggaaacaaaatccacaaacaattctgtatgtatcgcgcgcagcgctggtgacttcaaccaggaaaagcgtcttagaaggaagctgcgtcgtcaactgcaacaagaccgcgataacgagtggacgtcaagagcgatggg CACTGCTAATgtggtagctgtcggtgaagcaactcttccaatttggaaggagcacttcaagaccttgctgaatcggctagcaccgtcagctcctaaAGTCGAagacgttcatagaccgacatatgcggttaacgaggagccaccgaccgagtcggaggtcctggtctgtattgaaaaaatgaagaatggaaaatctggttgGGACgatgggattagcgcagaaatgctagaatatcttcctccgtctgggattcgtgagatgacaaagatcatccgttcaatatggatacaCGAAAGGAttcctgattcgtggagacacgctatcataattcccctccacaagaagttatccgtcacggaccccaggaattgTCGAGGAATCCccttgctgcgtgttatgtacaaggtattggagcgcattatcgtggaccgactcattaaacatcacgaagaaacaacgcgcgacgagcaatctggctttcgtcctggccgatctacgattgaccaggtgttcatcgtcgggagagtgatcgaaatctggcagcagTATTCGatgccaatgcaactagcgtttctgaactttgaagccgcgttcgactctcctcaccgaggccgtcttctcaacgcgctccgcgccgatgtagtaccaggaaagttcgttcgcttgcttgatgacatggataagcgaacaactgctgcagttcgaacaccagccggatgtacaacaccgttctaa
- a CDS encoding hypothetical protein (NECATOR_CHRX.G22112.T1), translating to MAGPFLFNFAIDGIMRRTVDQCPADIVLAPSGCHLTDLEYTDDVVIFAESSTKLLHVVNLVLKLAAAYGVLRPDKCKQMWISSRPRTGIRVYGQPIELVDEFCYLGCTLKNNDCYGRDVQQRCAKATSAFNSLTKCLWSTPITNEVKLLVYLSAIRPIMMYGSETWPAPLTVMERFDCTERNLLRRLLGYFWPRI from the coding sequence atggcaggacctttcctgttcaatttcgcaatcgacggcatcatgcgaagaacagtcgaccagtgtcctgccgacattgtcttagcaccatcagggtgccacttgactgacctcgagtacacCGACGATGtcgttatattcgcggaaagcagtacgaaacttctaCATGTTGTCAATCTTGTAttgaagctggctgcagcctatggagtactacgccctgataaatgcaagcagatgtggatctcttcgagacctcgaacgggaatcagggtgtacggacaaccgatagaactcgtcgatgagttctgttacctgggttgtacgctgaagaacaacgactGCTACgggagagatgttcagcaaagatgcgctaaggccacttctgcatttaactccttaacgaaatgcctgtggtcgacccccatcaccaacgaagtcaagctgctagtctacctatccgcaattcgccccatcatgatgtacggatcggagacttggccAGCACCAttaacggttatggagaggtttgattgcacggaacgaaacctgcttagacggctacttggctacttttggcctaggatatga
- a CDS encoding hypothetical protein (NECATOR_CHRX.G22111.T1), with protein MLKRPADRLVQRVLRSLPGSSWKKPPGRKRKFWTEAVKEDVRTLGVDRQFRRDVRFRRIWNSDEWIDSVQALAEDREGWAELCSRTAHLGEDAGNRVRR; from the coding sequence atgttaaagagaccggcagatcgccttgttcaacgagttctgaggagtttgccgggttcaagctggaagaagccacctggccgaaaacggaagttctggactgaggcggtgaaGGAGGACGttaggacactcggcgtggataggcagttcaggcgagacgtaaggtttcgcagaatatggaatagcgacgaatggattgattctgtgcaagctctcgcagaagatcgagaaggttgggcagagctgtgttcaaggacggcacacctcggcgaagatgcgggtaatcgcgtcaggcgatga
- a CDS encoding hypothetical protein (NECATOR_CHRX.G22113.T1), producing MKRCSHVLSTANVVAVGEATLPIWKEHFKTLLNRLAPSAPKVEDVHRPTYAVNEEPPTESEVLVCIEKMKNGKSGWDDGISAEMLEYLPPSGIREMTKIIRSIWIHERIPDSWRHAIIIPLHKKLSVTDPRNCRGIPLLRVMYKVLERIIVDRLIKHHEETTRDEQSGFRPGRSTIDQVFIVGRVIEIWQQYSMPMQLAFLNFEAAFDSPHRGRLLNALRADVVPGKFVRLLDDMDKRTTAAVRTPAGCTTPF from the coding sequence atgaaaagatgttcccatgtCCTCAGCACTGCTAATgtggtagctgtcggtgaagcaactcttccaatttggaaggagcacttcaagaccttgctgaatcggctagcaccgtcagctcctaaAGTCGAagacgttcatagaccgacatatgcggttaacgaggagccaccgaccgagtcggaggtcctggtctgtattgaaaaaatgaagaatggaaaatctggttgGGACgatgggattagcgcagaaatgctagaatatcttcctccgtctgggattcgtgagatgacaaagatcatccgttcaatatggatacaCGAAAGGAttcctgattcgtggagacacgctatcataattcccctccacaagaagttatccgtcacggaccccaggaattgTCGAGGAATCCccttgctgcgtgttatgtacaaggtattggagcgcattatcgtggaccgactcattaaacatcacgaagaaacaacgcgcgacgagcaatctggctttcgtcctggccgatctacgattgaccaggtgttcatcgtcgggagagtgatcgaaatctggcagcagTATTCGatgccaatgcaactagcgtttctgaactttgaagccgcgttcgactctcctcaccgaggccgtcttctcaacgcgctccgcgccgatgtagtaccaggaaagttcgttcgcttgcttgatgacatggataagcgaacaactgctgcagttcgaacaccagccggatgtacaacaccgttctaa